GGCTTGTATGAGACCCCTCTGGAGGGGCGTTCATCATCGCCAGTTGAAAACCGTCCCGGACCAAGGGCTGGACGACGCTCAACTCGCCGGTCAGAAAAACCCAGCGGCTGGCGTCTGCGCTGTATCTGTCGGCGTAGCCGCTGAGCCGCTGCGGCGTGTCCCACTCCGGGTCAACACTGAAAGAGACCAGCCGAATCGAGGGCTGGTCGGTTTCTTCGAGCCTGGTTTGCAGTTGTGCCATCCGGCTTGACAGCAGGGGACACACGCCCGGACAGCGGGTAAACACAAAGTTGGCGACCCAGATACGACCGAAAGCCTGACCACTGTGGGCCAGCAGACGAAAGTCCGGCACAGTCTGGTGGACCGGCAAGCGGTCTGGTGAGCCG
This portion of the Desulfurellaceae bacterium genome encodes:
- a CDS encoding SCO family protein, which codes for MSASNARTASNPLTVLRVVWRLLFVILLGMSGVLLWRAFDTTSQPGSPDRLPVHQTVPDFRLLAHSGQAFGRIWVANFVFTRCPGVCPLLSSRMAQLQTRLEETDQPSIRLVSFSVDPEWDTPQRLSGYADRYSADASRWVFLTGELSVVQPLVRDGFQLAMMNAPPEGSHTSHGQPKRLEQIVHSDRFVLVDPEFRIRAYYRGDETAVVERVMRDIEILRHEYPPVR